A single genomic interval of Brevibacillus brevis harbors:
- a CDS encoding alkaline phosphatase family protein, translating into MKLRFTYTILLLLALSLTVISCKPDSASQIRPHSLKTQPLAERNESQKPVLLILIDSLMDKPLQEAIRQGRAPALGYLLANGRYYPQVVSSFPTMSVTIDSTLLTGTYANEHHVPGLSWFSNKEKRMIYYGYGPKEGLKIDQPQVLLDILHQLNLAQLNPHTKTIHEELAEKGKDTASINAILWRGKTPHSLQIPRLIDFGTRLPSEINVTGPKLMSYAAFAQLDPNQKSEKRIWRKYGMNDEFSAQEAAYLIAHKKLPPLTITYLPENDMEVHKKGPATIEGIEKADKALQGVLDAFGSWDKAIKEARWIVMGDSGQSAVLDDRKAATIDLRSLLTDYQIAKISKPVTPADQVVISTNERMAYIYALDSRIPLSDIVKRLQREPKLDIIARKEDEKIVVTAGKISRQFSYQPNGAYTDPYGQTWTFNGDPRLLDMTIKNNRITYGKYPDVLARLYGALNSHEGRYVVVTVRPGHELITESSPTHIGGAAHGSLHEVDSLVPLVVTGTTTGPKTLRIVDLKDWLLRLTTE; encoded by the coding sequence ATGAAGTTGCGATTCACATACACCATCCTTCTCCTGTTGGCGCTGAGTCTGACTGTGATCAGCTGCAAGCCAGACTCAGCTTCCCAAATTCGTCCGCATAGCCTTAAGACTCAACCCTTAGCTGAGAGAAATGAATCACAAAAGCCTGTCCTGCTCATTCTCATTGATTCGTTAATGGACAAACCACTGCAAGAAGCAATCCGGCAAGGCCGAGCTCCCGCTTTGGGTTATTTGCTTGCAAACGGGCGCTATTACCCGCAAGTTGTGAGCTCATTTCCCACCATGTCGGTAACCATCGACAGCACCCTCCTTACAGGGACGTATGCCAATGAGCATCATGTACCGGGATTATCCTGGTTCAGCAACAAGGAAAAGCGGATGATTTATTACGGGTATGGTCCCAAAGAGGGGCTCAAGATCGATCAGCCACAAGTGCTGCTAGATATCCTTCATCAATTAAACCTAGCCCAGCTCAATCCGCATACGAAAACCATCCATGAAGAATTGGCGGAAAAAGGCAAGGATACCGCCTCCATCAATGCGATTCTATGGCGAGGAAAAACGCCGCACTCCTTACAAATCCCCCGTCTCATTGATTTCGGCACACGTTTGCCGAGCGAGATAAATGTGACCGGACCCAAACTGATGTCGTATGCGGCATTTGCCCAGCTTGATCCGAATCAAAAGAGTGAAAAGCGCATTTGGCGAAAATACGGGATGAATGATGAGTTTTCCGCGCAGGAGGCTGCCTATCTCATCGCCCACAAGAAGCTCCCCCCTCTAACCATCACCTACTTGCCGGAAAATGATATGGAAGTACATAAGAAAGGACCCGCTACGATCGAAGGGATTGAAAAAGCGGATAAGGCACTTCAAGGCGTACTCGATGCATTTGGCTCGTGGGATAAGGCAATCAAAGAAGCGCGGTGGATCGTCATGGGGGACAGTGGCCAGAGCGCTGTTCTGGATGATCGCAAGGCCGCTACCATTGACTTGCGCAGCTTATTGACCGACTATCAAATAGCCAAAATCAGTAAGCCTGTCACCCCTGCTGACCAAGTCGTGATTTCGACCAACGAACGAATGGCCTATATTTATGCCTTAGACTCGCGTATTCCGTTATCCGATATTGTAAAACGCTTGCAACGTGAACCTAAGCTGGACATCATTGCGCGTAAGGAAGACGAAAAGATTGTCGTAACAGCAGGCAAAATCAGCCGACAGTTTTCCTACCAGCCAAACGGTGCCTATACTGATCCATATGGTCAAACATGGACCTTCAATGGTGATCCGCGTCTGCTCGATATGACCATCAAGAACAACCGGATCACGTATGGGAAATACCCGGACGTTTTGGCGAGGCTCTACGGTGCGCTGAATTCGCATGAAGGCAGATATGTGGTCGTTACTGTTCGGCCTGGGCATGAGCTCATTACGGAAAGTTCTCCAACCCATATCGGCGGAGCGGCACACGGTTCCTTGCACGAGGTGGACTCACTCGTTCCACTGGTAGTAACCGGGACCACCACGGGGCCGAAAACTTTGCGTATCGTTGACTTGAAAGACTGGCTGCTGCGCCTGACAACCGAATGA
- the uvrA gene encoding excinuclease ABC subunit UvrA, protein MKDLIRIRGARENNLKNISLEIPKHRLVVVTGPSGSGKSTLALDILQRECQRQYMESSGMSSESLAKPRVDSIEGLSPSIAISQHVTNRNPRSTVGTVTDMYTYLRTVYEKKGERRCQKCHAPIAPPANGGETEDVTCPVCAYVHLPLTKADFSFNTPQGACPTCSGLGTVVDIDVEAVFDETKSIREGAITFWYEAINEYQASVLAAAGKHYGLPMNLPLNAYNEAQWDLLKYGVESEEFSKHFPSVQPPKTVGKGRFKGVITGMWQRYREKDGQSGEAAYFLTQPCHDCHGERLKEESRLVTVEGRTLPSLSKSSLEELGDWVESVHVRAAREGDSILEAVLHDLLIKIRRVIHVGLGYLTLDRQAISLSGGEAQRLRLASILGSGLTGVLYLLDEPTSGLHPKDTDGLVKVMKELRDLGNTVLLIEHDQRVIQEADHVIDVGPGAGRFGGEIVGQGSLKELLNQPHSVTGRYLKEQRVLSSKERNGTGEWITIEGATLHNLRDVTVSFPLGRLVAVSGVSGSGKSTLVYDLLAAAAEKRTGKAAGCRAITGLEAIQSVITVDQSPLSRMQRSNVSTYVDLYTLLRKIYAALPAAKKRGLDAKHFSFNTPGGRCERCEGLGRVEVDMHFLSNLQVVCPDCRGKRFRPEVLEVTYQGYTISDILMLSMEESLSLFNEQKKMRQLLILLCEVGLGYLQWGQSVTTLSGGEGQRLKLARELSASSTGHTLYLLDEPSTGLHPIDVEKLHVLLSKLVDAGNTVIMVEHNTELIAASDWVIDMGPGGGTSGGNVVASGTPKEVAATRESITGKFIH, encoded by the coding sequence ATGAAAGACTTGATTCGCATTCGGGGAGCAAGAGAAAACAACTTGAAAAACATTTCTCTCGAGATTCCCAAGCATCGTCTCGTAGTGGTAACCGGACCATCTGGATCGGGTAAATCGACGCTAGCACTTGATATTCTGCAACGAGAATGCCAACGACAATATATGGAGTCCAGTGGAATGTCATCTGAATCACTAGCGAAGCCTCGTGTGGATTCGATCGAAGGACTGTCTCCCTCCATTGCGATCAGTCAACATGTGACCAACCGTAATCCCAGATCGACAGTTGGAACCGTCACAGACATGTATACCTATCTGCGGACAGTGTATGAAAAGAAGGGGGAGAGACGATGCCAGAAGTGTCACGCACCAATAGCACCTCCTGCCAATGGAGGAGAAACAGAAGACGTCACGTGCCCGGTATGTGCCTATGTCCATCTCCCTCTGACCAAAGCAGATTTTTCGTTTAATACCCCCCAAGGTGCTTGCCCGACTTGCAGTGGATTGGGAACGGTCGTCGATATTGATGTGGAAGCCGTGTTTGATGAAACAAAGAGCATTCGGGAAGGAGCTATTACTTTTTGGTACGAGGCGATTAATGAATATCAGGCTAGCGTGCTTGCGGCGGCAGGAAAACACTACGGCTTGCCGATGAATCTGCCATTGAACGCGTACAACGAAGCGCAGTGGGATCTGCTCAAATATGGCGTGGAGAGCGAGGAGTTTTCTAAACACTTCCCTTCTGTTCAGCCCCCGAAAACGGTAGGAAAGGGAAGGTTCAAAGGTGTCATCACAGGCATGTGGCAACGATATAGAGAAAAAGATGGACAATCTGGCGAAGCTGCTTACTTTCTGACCCAACCTTGTCACGACTGCCATGGTGAGAGGTTAAAGGAGGAGAGTCGGCTCGTTACAGTCGAAGGCAGGACGCTGCCGAGCCTATCGAAGAGCTCGTTGGAGGAGCTGGGGGACTGGGTGGAGAGTGTGCATGTACGAGCTGCCCGTGAAGGAGACTCGATTTTGGAGGCTGTTCTACATGATTTGCTCATCAAGATCAGGCGCGTCATCCATGTGGGGCTGGGCTACTTGACCCTCGATCGACAGGCCATCTCCCTTTCTGGCGGTGAAGCACAGCGATTGCGGCTCGCTTCCATTCTCGGCTCTGGCTTGACTGGCGTTCTTTATTTGCTGGATGAACCAACCTCAGGTCTACATCCAAAGGACACGGATGGACTCGTGAAGGTCATGAAGGAGCTGCGTGATTTGGGCAACACGGTGCTGCTCATCGAGCATGACCAACGAGTCATTCAAGAAGCGGATCACGTGATTGATGTGGGGCCAGGAGCAGGACGTTTTGGCGGCGAAATCGTCGGGCAAGGTTCGCTGAAAGAATTGCTGAACCAACCGCATTCTGTCACAGGCCGCTACTTGAAAGAACAGAGAGTACTGTCGTCCAAAGAGCGCAACGGAACAGGTGAGTGGATCACGATTGAAGGGGCAACGTTGCACAATTTGCGCGATGTGACGGTATCGTTCCCACTGGGAAGGCTGGTAGCAGTCTCAGGTGTCTCTGGCTCGGGTAAGTCGACACTCGTCTACGATTTGCTGGCAGCGGCTGCCGAGAAGCGCACCGGAAAAGCAGCAGGATGCCGTGCGATTACGGGACTCGAAGCCATTCAAAGCGTCATTACAGTGGATCAGTCGCCGCTATCACGCATGCAACGCTCCAATGTCTCCACGTACGTCGACTTGTATACGCTGTTGCGGAAAATATACGCTGCCTTGCCAGCAGCCAAAAAGCGTGGTTTGGATGCCAAGCACTTTTCATTCAATACGCCGGGCGGAAGATGTGAGCGCTGCGAGGGACTAGGGCGAGTGGAAGTGGACATGCATTTTCTATCCAACTTGCAGGTCGTCTGCCCGGATTGCCGCGGAAAACGATTTCGTCCAGAGGTCTTGGAGGTAACGTACCAAGGCTATACCATTTCCGATATCTTGATGCTTAGTATGGAGGAGAGCCTCTCCCTGTTCAACGAGCAAAAGAAGATGAGGCAATTGCTGATCCTGCTGTGTGAAGTAGGGCTCGGCTACTTGCAATGGGGACAGTCCGTGACGACCTTGTCTGGTGGTGAAGGACAACGGTTGAAGCTGGCTAGGGAACTGAGTGCATCTTCGACAGGGCATACGCTGTATCTACTGGATGAGCCATCGACAGGATTGCATCCGATTGACGTCGAGAAGCTCCATGTACTCTTGAGCAAATTGGTCGACGCTGGAAATACCGTGATTATGGTCGAGCACAACACAGAACTGATCGCTGCTTCTGATTGGGTGATTGATATGGGACCAGGAGGGGGGACCTCTGGAGGGAACGTGGTTGCGAGTGGAACGCCAAAAGAAGTAGCTGCTACGAGAGAATCGATTACCGGAAAGTTTATCCACTAA
- a CDS encoding NAD(P)-dependent alcohol dehydrogenase gives MKAIVYEQYGPPHVLQLRDVAKPVPKDDEVLIKVYAATAAAGDWRLRKADPFLARLFNGLWKPRKIKILGFELAGVVESTGSGVSQFKPGDAVYAACGNGFGAYAEYKCLPENGCITLKPANMTFEEAAAVPVGAYTALQFLRKGNIQHGRRVLIYGASGSVGTYAVQLAKHFGAEVTGVCSTSNVELVRSLGADRIIDYTKENFEDETAVYDIIFDTVGKSPFQACIERLTPNGYYLRAVHFSPLPIVRGLWTNMTSGKKVIGGTANEKADDLRYVKELIEAGKLRAVIDRIYPLEQAAEAHSYVELGHKKGNVVLTVRQ, from the coding sequence ATGAAAGCGATCGTATACGAGCAATACGGGCCGCCCCATGTCCTACAGCTCCGGGATGTCGCCAAACCGGTACCGAAGGACGACGAGGTATTAATCAAAGTCTATGCTGCAACTGCCGCAGCGGGGGATTGGCGTTTACGCAAGGCAGATCCTTTCCTGGCACGTCTGTTTAATGGTCTGTGGAAGCCGAGGAAAATCAAGATTCTCGGCTTCGAATTAGCCGGGGTTGTCGAATCAACGGGCAGTGGTGTTTCTCAGTTTAAACCGGGGGATGCCGTCTATGCTGCCTGCGGAAACGGCTTCGGCGCGTATGCCGAATACAAATGCTTACCTGAGAACGGTTGTATTACACTGAAGCCTGCGAACATGACGTTTGAGGAAGCAGCCGCGGTTCCGGTCGGTGCCTATACTGCCTTGCAATTTCTCCGGAAGGGCAATATCCAGCACGGCAGGCGTGTGCTCATATACGGTGCTTCTGGCAGTGTCGGGACGTATGCGGTACAGCTCGCCAAGCATTTCGGTGCGGAAGTGACCGGAGTATGCAGCACATCGAATGTGGAGCTGGTAAGATCGTTGGGGGCCGACCGAATCATCGATTATACAAAAGAAAACTTCGAGGACGAGACTGCGGTCTACGATATCATTTTCGATACGGTCGGAAAGAGTCCGTTTCAGGCATGCATCGAGCGACTGACACCGAACGGTTACTACCTGCGAGCGGTCCATTTCAGCCCTTTGCCAATCGTTCGCGGGTTATGGACGAACATGACGAGTGGTAAGAAGGTGATTGGTGGAACCGCGAACGAAAAAGCGGACGACTTGAGGTATGTAAAGGAGCTAATCGAGGCCGGCAAGCTGCGTGCCGTCATCGATCGCATTTATCCGCTAGAGCAAGCAGCGGAGGCCCACTCTTATGTGGAGCTGGGGCATAAGAAAGGCAACGTGGTGTTAACCGTGCGCCAATGA
- a CDS encoding TetR/AcrR family transcriptional regulator: MAEALSLREKKKAKTKFALLDAALELIGDGSFRNVLVDDICERAEVSKVTFFKFFPQKEELLIYYMSIWQAECFVELRSTGKRGWEGVRHIFAKVTRDSQKQPGIMLSLISFLAEQKMHPCVPLLSDAELYLRFPKEEEREEIRATNLHQILQKCVQEAAEDGQLALHLSEEKAVILLFSMFYGAYLTAHLFHVSDYMACYELHLNSLIR, encoded by the coding sequence ATGGCAGAAGCATTATCACTACGCGAGAAAAAGAAAGCAAAAACCAAATTCGCCCTTCTGGACGCTGCCCTGGAGCTAATAGGCGACGGGAGCTTCCGGAATGTACTGGTGGATGACATTTGTGAACGAGCAGAGGTGTCGAAGGTCACATTCTTTAAATTTTTCCCGCAAAAGGAAGAGCTCTTGATTTATTACATGAGCATATGGCAAGCAGAGTGCTTTGTTGAGTTGCGGAGTACTGGCAAGAGGGGCTGGGAAGGCGTGCGGCATATTTTTGCCAAGGTTACGCGCGATAGCCAGAAGCAACCAGGAATCATGCTTAGCCTTATCAGCTTTTTAGCCGAGCAAAAAATGCACCCGTGTGTTCCACTCTTATCTGATGCTGAATTGTATTTGCGCTTCCCCAAGGAAGAGGAGAGAGAAGAGATTAGAGCTACTAATCTGCATCAAATATTGCAAAAGTGCGTGCAAGAAGCGGCCGAAGATGGTCAGCTTGCCCTTCATCTGTCGGAGGAGAAGGCCGTAATTCTGTTATTCTCGATGTTTTACGGAGCTTATCTGACGGCACATTTGTTTCATGTGTCTGATTATATGGCGTGTTACGAGCTGCACCTCAATTCTTTGATAAGGTAG
- the alr gene encoding alanine racemase, whose protein sequence is MKQLFRETWIEVNLDAIKKNIRAIRQHIPEQTKIMAVVKANAYGHGSVGVARHALEYGATSLAVAILEEGIVLRKAGIVAPILVLGFTPLSRIKEAVAWNIELSAFQADWIKKADKIVKSTAFSNRLNIHINVDTGMGRLGVRTKSGLLSVVKALTSSSSLAWTGIFTHFSTADEPDQRLTKAQHELFVQYLRYLKEKGFELPTVHMCNTAATIAFPEFSADMIRLGIGMYGLYPSAYIRQLNRVKLVPALSLKSRFSYVKTMLTPPFTISYGATYIAKRGEVIGTIPIGYADGYSRALSNRGFVLYRSRRLPIAGRVTMDQMMVSLGEGGNGKQGDEVVIYGKQGNLEIPVDEIAEMLGTINYEVVATLSNRIPRLFLEKGVVVEISHLLPEG, encoded by the coding sequence ATGAAACAGTTGTTTCGCGAAACCTGGATTGAGGTAAATCTCGATGCCATCAAGAAAAACATTCGGGCGATACGCCAGCATATTCCTGAACAGACGAAAATCATGGCGGTTGTAAAAGCGAATGCCTATGGACATGGTTCTGTCGGAGTAGCACGCCATGCCCTCGAGTACGGGGCTACTTCCCTCGCAGTCGCCATCCTGGAAGAAGGCATCGTCTTACGAAAGGCGGGCATTGTAGCACCTATACTCGTGCTGGGATTCACTCCCCTTTCACGTATCAAAGAGGCGGTCGCCTGGAATATTGAGCTGTCCGCGTTTCAGGCCGATTGGATCAAAAAAGCAGATAAAATTGTCAAATCAACGGCTTTCTCCAATCGTCTAAATATCCATATCAATGTAGACACCGGCATGGGCCGATTGGGCGTACGAACAAAATCTGGGTTGCTTTCAGTCGTAAAAGCGTTAACGTCAAGCTCTTCCCTTGCATGGACCGGAATCTTCACTCATTTTTCCACTGCGGATGAGCCTGATCAGAGATTGACCAAAGCGCAACACGAGTTATTTGTTCAGTATCTTCGCTATCTGAAGGAAAAAGGGTTCGAGCTTCCGACTGTACACATGTGCAACACCGCTGCTACCATTGCTTTTCCCGAATTCAGTGCCGATATGATCCGCCTCGGAATCGGCATGTACGGGCTGTATCCATCCGCTTATATCCGACAACTCAATCGTGTGAAGCTCGTTCCGGCTCTCAGCTTGAAATCGCGCTTCTCCTATGTAAAGACAATGCTGACGCCACCGTTTACCATCAGTTATGGTGCTACATACATAGCAAAGCGCGGAGAGGTCATCGGGACGATTCCAATCGGTTATGCCGACGGTTATTCGCGCGCACTCTCTAACCGTGGATTCGTCCTCTATCGAAGCAGACGGTTGCCGATCGCGGGGCGAGTGACGATGGATCAGATGATGGTCAGCTTGGGAGAAGGCGGGAATGGAAAGCAAGGCGATGAGGTCGTGATTTACGGAAAGCAAGGAAACCTCGAGATTCCTGTCGATGAGATTGCCGAAATGCTCGGGACGATCAACTATGAAGTCGTTGCCACCCTCAGTAATCGCATCCCTCGCTTGTTTTTGGAAAAAGGGGTCGTTGTAGAGATCTCTCATCTGTTGCCGGAAGGTTAA
- a CDS encoding DUF3892 domain-containing protein has product MDQRSFEQIYEDYKNAGEQQAIQENDDNSPLTNTGKEQIVAVRKNDDGDLIAFKTDSGRELDYITALNDAKAGKLAHVDVFHKYGRDILRSEPDGIKENNLDRLPDF; this is encoded by the coding sequence ATGGATCAACGGAGCTTTGAACAAATTTATGAAGACTACAAAAATGCTGGAGAACAACAGGCGATCCAGGAAAACGATGATAACAGTCCACTGACGAATACAGGAAAAGAGCAAATCGTGGCCGTCAGAAAAAACGACGATGGAGACTTGATCGCCTTTAAAACAGACTCCGGTCGTGAGCTCGACTATATCACTGCACTCAACGACGCAAAGGCTGGCAAGCTGGCTCATGTAGACGTGTTTCATAAGTATGGGAGAGACATTCTGCGGAGTGAGCCAGACGGGATCAAGGAAAACAATTTGGATCGTCTTCCTGACTTTTGA
- a CDS encoding DUF4188 domain-containing protein — protein MAKVVPGRFTAQMEGPFVVFIIGMRINRMLAVHKWMPVANAMGGMMRELYQHPELGLLGHTSHFNLREITQIQYWRSYEHLENYSRKSHNHLSAWRKFNQAVGTDGTVGIFHETYLVDAGKYECLYGNMPVWGLAKAGEHLPAVGKRETARRRLGGENEPAVPTPTQ, from the coding sequence ATGGCAAAAGTAGTTCCGGGGCGTTTTACAGCACAAATGGAAGGACCTTTCGTCGTATTTATCATCGGGATGCGAATCAACCGTATGCTTGCGGTTCACAAGTGGATGCCAGTAGCCAACGCCATGGGAGGCATGATGCGAGAATTGTATCAGCACCCGGAGCTCGGATTGTTAGGTCACACTTCGCATTTTAATCTGCGTGAAATCACTCAAATCCAGTACTGGCGGTCCTATGAGCATCTGGAAAATTATTCAAGAAAAAGCCACAATCATCTGAGCGCGTGGAGGAAGTTCAACCAAGCGGTTGGAACGGATGGAACGGTGGGGATTTTTCACGAGACGTACTTGGTCGATGCGGGAAAATACGAATGTCTTTACGGAAATATGCCTGTCTGGGGATTGGCCAAGGCAGGTGAGCATCTACCGGCAGTGGGAAAAAGGGAGACGGCACGCCGCCGTTTGGGCGGTGAGAATGAGCCAGCGGTTCCTACTCCTACACAATAA
- the acnA gene encoding aconitate hydratase AcnA, which yields MANKDAYKVKSSLQVGDKSFAYYRLQGLEEQGLGDVSKLPFSIKVLLEAAVRQFDGRAITKEHVQQLATWTKGRDENQEVPLMPARIVLQDFTGVPAVVDLAAMRIAMKRAGGDPKRINPLVPVDLVIDHSVMVDDFGNASALDNNMKLEFERNQERYRFLRWAQTAFDNFRAVPPATGIVHQVNLEYLATVIATREVDGELVAFPDSLVGTDSHTTMINGLGVLGWGVGGIEAEAGMLGQPLYFVTPEVVGFKLTGTLNAGATATDLALTVTQMLRKKGVVGKFVEFYGPGLSNISLADRATVANMAPEYGATMGFFPVDAETLNYMRQTGREEDLISLVETYTKAQGLFRTDETVDPVFSETLELDLSTVVPSLAGPKRPQDRVELTAMKESFNNSLRTPIDKGGFGLSEEKIAASAPVAYANGEKATLKTGSVVIAAITSCTNTSNPSVMLGAGILAKKAVEKGLKKPAFVKSSLAPGSRVVTQYLTDAGLIDSLDAIGFNVVGYGCTTCIGNSGPLPEETSKAIADEDLTVAAVLSGNRNFEGRIHAQVKANYLASPPLVIAYALAGTVDIDLATEPIGTGKDGQPVFLKDIWPTPQEIAAAMDKAMNPALFRAEYGQVFTQNEAWNKIDVPTGDLYEWDEKSTYIQEPPFFQNLAGEIAKIADIKAANTIALFGDSVTTDHISPAGNISPTSPAGLYLQANGVERKDFNSYGARRGSHDVMMRGTFANIRIRNQVAPGTEGGVTKYLPTDEVMSIYDASMKYQADGTPLVVLAGKEYGTGSSRDWAAKGTFLLGIKAVIAESFERIHRANLVGMGVLPLQFAGDQSWKSLGIDGTESFNIVGLSDDVQPGQRVKVEATKKDGSTFEFEVIVRLDSMVDVDYYRNGGILQTVLRQLLDEGKPVTA from the coding sequence TTGGCTAACAAAGATGCTTACAAAGTAAAGTCTTCCCTGCAAGTAGGCGACAAGTCTTTTGCTTACTATCGCCTGCAAGGGTTGGAAGAACAAGGATTGGGCGATGTTTCCAAACTGCCGTTCTCCATTAAAGTTCTGCTCGAGGCTGCTGTCCGTCAGTTCGACGGCCGCGCGATCACGAAAGAACACGTACAACAATTGGCGACCTGGACAAAAGGCCGCGACGAAAACCAAGAAGTACCTCTCATGCCAGCTCGTATCGTTCTTCAAGACTTCACCGGTGTACCGGCTGTAGTTGACTTGGCAGCGATGCGCATTGCGATGAAGCGCGCTGGTGGAGATCCAAAACGAATCAACCCGTTGGTTCCAGTTGACCTCGTTATCGACCACTCCGTCATGGTTGACGATTTCGGTAACGCGTCCGCTCTGGACAACAACATGAAATTGGAATTCGAACGCAACCAAGAGCGCTACCGCTTCCTGCGTTGGGCACAAACTGCGTTTGACAACTTCCGTGCGGTTCCTCCAGCTACTGGTATCGTTCACCAAGTAAACTTGGAGTACCTCGCAACTGTAATCGCTACTCGTGAAGTAGATGGCGAATTGGTTGCTTTCCCTGACTCTCTCGTAGGTACTGACTCCCACACCACTATGATCAACGGTCTTGGTGTTCTTGGATGGGGTGTTGGTGGTATCGAGGCAGAAGCAGGAATGCTCGGCCAACCTCTGTATTTCGTAACCCCAGAAGTAGTTGGTTTCAAACTGACTGGCACACTGAATGCTGGTGCAACTGCAACTGACCTCGCTCTGACTGTTACACAAATGCTGCGTAAAAAAGGCGTTGTAGGTAAATTCGTGGAGTTCTACGGACCAGGCCTGTCCAACATCTCGCTGGCTGACCGCGCTACCGTAGCAAACATGGCACCTGAGTACGGCGCTACAATGGGCTTCTTCCCAGTAGATGCTGAGACACTCAACTACATGCGTCAAACCGGTCGCGAAGAAGACCTCATCTCCTTGGTTGAAACTTACACCAAAGCACAAGGCCTCTTCCGTACTGACGAGACTGTTGACCCAGTATTCTCCGAAACATTGGAACTGGATCTGTCCACTGTCGTACCTAGCTTGGCTGGTCCAAAACGTCCTCAAGACCGCGTAGAACTGACTGCTATGAAGGAATCCTTCAATAACAGCCTCCGTACGCCGATCGACAAAGGCGGATTTGGTCTCTCTGAAGAGAAAATCGCAGCTAGCGCACCAGTTGCTTATGCAAACGGTGAAAAAGCTACGCTGAAAACTGGTTCGGTTGTAATCGCAGCGATCACTTCCTGTACCAATACATCAAATCCTAGCGTAATGCTGGGTGCAGGTATCCTGGCGAAAAAAGCTGTGGAAAAAGGCCTGAAAAAGCCTGCTTTCGTAAAAAGCTCCCTGGCTCCAGGTTCCCGCGTAGTTACACAATACCTGACTGACGCTGGTCTGATCGACTCCTTGGATGCTATCGGATTCAACGTAGTAGGTTATGGTTGCACCACTTGCATCGGTAACTCCGGTCCATTGCCAGAGGAAACCAGCAAAGCTATCGCAGACGAAGATCTGACAGTTGCAGCGGTACTCTCCGGTAACCGTAACTTCGAAGGTCGTATCCATGCACAGGTAAAAGCGAACTACCTCGCTTCTCCTCCATTGGTTATCGCCTATGCACTGGCAGGTACTGTAGATATCGACCTGGCTACAGAGCCAATCGGCACTGGCAAAGACGGTCAACCTGTATTCTTGAAAGACATCTGGCCAACTCCACAAGAGATCGCAGCTGCAATGGACAAAGCGATGAATCCTGCTCTGTTCCGCGCTGAGTACGGCCAAGTGTTCACGCAAAACGAAGCTTGGAATAAAATCGACGTTCCAACTGGCGACCTGTACGAGTGGGATGAAAAATCCACGTACATCCAAGAGCCGCCATTCTTCCAAAACCTGGCTGGAGAAATCGCTAAAATCGCAGACATCAAAGCAGCGAACACCATCGCACTCTTCGGTGATTCTGTGACAACTGACCATATCTCCCCAGCTGGTAACATCTCGCCAACTAGCCCAGCAGGTCTGTATCTGCAAGCAAACGGCGTAGAACGCAAAGACTTCAACTCCTACGGTGCTCGTCGTGGTAGCCACGATGTAATGATGCGCGGTACATTTGCAAACATCCGTATCCGCAACCAAGTAGCTCCTGGAACTGAAGGTGGCGTAACCAAATACTTGCCAACTGACGAAGTAATGTCCATCTACGATGCTTCCATGAAGTATCAAGCAGACGGTACTCCACTCGTTGTACTGGCTGGTAAAGAGTACGGTACTGGTTCTTCCCGTGACTGGGCAGCAAAAGGTACATTCCTCTTGGGTATCAAAGCGGTTATCGCTGAGAGCTTCGAGCGTATCCACCGTGCTAACCTGGTTGGTATGGGCGTTCTGCCTCTGCAATTCGCTGGTGACCAAAGCTGGAAGTCCCTTGGCATCGACGGTACTGAGTCCTTCAACATTGTGGGCCTCTCCGATGATGTTCAACCTGGCCAACGCGTAAAAGTAGAAGCGACGAAGAAAGACGGCAGCACTTTCGAATTCGAAGTAATCGTGCGCCTCGATTCCATGGTAGACGTAGACTACTACCGCAATGGTGGTATCCTGCAAACGGTTCTGCGTCAATTGCTGGATGAAGGTAAACCAGTAACTGCGTAA